The sequence below is a genomic window from Rissa tridactyla isolate bRisTri1 chromosome 20, bRisTri1.patW.cur.20221130, whole genome shotgun sequence.
GAGTCGGGAGCTTTTGCTGCCGTttcggggagctgggggggggtgggggggggggggtttccaaGATTTAGGGGGTTTAATAATTCCTCCCGCGGCGAGAGCTCGGCGGGAGGGTTTGGGAGCTGGTAGGTCCGAGCCTGGCCGATTTCCGAGGGTAGGGAGGAGGCAACAGCTCTGCTCCCGCTTCCCTTTGCGACGGGGCTTCCCTGGCACCCAAAAATACCGGCGGGGGAGCAACGCCCCTGGGTCGCGGCTCGCGGTTGTGACAATGACGACAGGATCTCTCGCGGCCTCGGAGCTGGCCTGCTTAGTGAAAACCCTCCTCGGCAAATGTTTTGCCACCGGTTCATCTCACGCCGGTTTGAGACCCCGCCGTAGGAGCGCGCCCAGCCGTCCCGCTCGCCCCCCTTTCCGAAAAGCGACGGCGCAGAAGCGGAGCCCTGTTGCTGCCGGAACTAGAGTTATCCCGGTTGCTGGCACCGGCTTTTCCTCCCGACGAATCCTTCTTAAAGGATTTATGGCGCGCTCGTTCCGGTTACAAAGCCGCCCATGTCCCgtattggtttggggttttttgtttttttttttttttctttttttcatcgcCGCCTCTGTGGGTTCAGGAGCGGAGGATTTGTGGGGCCGGTTttgaggggggggtgtgtgtccgtccccccccgccctaACCCCGAACCCCGTTTCTTCTGGCTGCAGCACCGCGGCGAGTCTCTGCCCTCACCCCGCTCAGCGAGACCCGGATCGGGAGCGGGAGACGCGCCCGGGGAAAGGATAAacgtgggggggggtgggaaaaaaaaaaaaaaacaccaaaaaaaatcgACCGGCCGCGCTTCTGATTGTCCTAACGGCGGGGCTTGGCAGCCGGATCTCTCCCCCCCGCTCGATGCCACCGAGGTGTCCCAGGCGCTGGCCTGGGGGTGACGGCTCCCGCAGTGATGCCCAGCGCTCGGCTCGGCGCCTTCTCCCCGTTTTTGGAACGGGGGGAGCgcccgcggggagctggggggtgttGCTCTCCCTCCTGGCGTGCGGGATccgaagccgggggggggggacggtgcGGGGGGGTTTCCGTCGCACCCCGCGGCCGTCCTTTGCTCGGGCGGTTGGGGCACCCCGCGGCGTTGTTTGCTTTGCCACCGGCCGCTCCCCGCCGTGCTCGGCCTTGGCCGCCGGGCCCGGAGAGGAACCGCTGCCTGAGTCATCGgggctggccccacagctcgGCTCCTTCCAccttttcccagctccttccaccttttcccagctccttccaCCTCTCCCCGCCTGGCGAAAGAGCCGCCGCGCCTCACCGAGGGGGTTTGGCGAGCGCGCGTAAAGGATTTTCGTGGCCCGAGCGGCAGTTTTAGGggcttctcctcccttttcccgTCGCCTTTTTTCACCGGGGGGTTGCCCCCAACGGCGGGAGCTCGGCTGAAGAAGGAGACAAAGGGGAGCCGTGCGGTGTCCAGCCCTAAAATTAGCTTTTCCCTGAGCGACAAGGGCCTGCGGCCGCCAGCTCTAAAATTAAATAGCAGATAATGTCGGGGAGGGCAGATTTGTGCTGGAGCCGGAGCGGGATGGCGAGCGCGGCACCTTGCCGCTGGCCTGGGGGGGCGAGCGGGGCGTTTGAGGAGGTCGAAGGGGTTTTATTTCGGGCTGCGCCCGAGTTCAGGGAGGGAAGGTCGTTtttctccgtgcctcagtttccccaggctAAGGACACCGGCCCTGCGGGTGCGTTGGCCTGGCCTGGGCCCGCTGCGGTTTCCACGCGGCCGCTCGGCTCCTCTCCCCGGAGCAGAGGTGGGCGTTCCTCATCCGAGGAGTTTTTTCCCAACGGCTCGGTGTGATTTTGGGATGAAGCAGGAGAAACATCGGCTCGCGGAGAGGctggccggccggccggccggggcAAGAGCGACACCAGCTTCGCCGCGAGCCGGCGGGTCGGATTTAGTCTGGATAAGGCAAACCGCATCCTGCCCGCCTGGGGCGAGGTCGGCGGAGCGAGGGGAGTTGGAAATTTAGGGCTGGAGAGGTCTTCGTGCCggcagggacctgctgcttgtggCCAGGGCCGGTCGGGCAGCGGCTGCTGCTTGCCCTTGGCTCTCTTCCCCCGGATGTTTTGGCTCCGGAATCGGGCGGCCGTTTCTTCACCAGGTGTCCGGAGCGTTTCCTCCGGGATGGGCCAGCCCCGGCTCAGCTCAGCAGAGTTGCCGAGGAATTTCGGAGAGGACGCCCTCCGTGCCGGGGTGTCTTCAACCCCACGGTCGCTCACCCGGCGTCGCCGGCACCGTGCCGTGCTCGGGTGACATGGCATGGGTTCCTCCGGGGACACATCCCGTCGTCTCCGGTGACCCCCTGGCCGAGCCCGCGCCCCACGGTGGCGCCTCCGTGCCACCGTCATGGGCTTAATTACTGTCATTACACTGGGAATTAgtgcccagcccaggggctcGTTAAGATTTTAACTGGTTTATTGTTtcctgctgggggaggggagggaagggctggtCCCGGTGACATCCCTGGGTGCGGGGACCCGGGCGGGGAGGCTGGGGTTGccctggggagggcggggggtgtCTCCCTTCTAAGGTCCGTGCGTCTGTCCGCAGGGAAGTCCCACCTGGCCATCGTGCAGAAGGTGAACAACGAGGGCGAGGGCGATCCCTTCTAcgaggtgctggggctggtgaCGCTGGAGGACGTCATCGAGGAGATCATCAAGTCGGAGATCCTGGACGAGTCGGATACGTACAGTAGGTTTTGGGGGCTCGGGCCCTCTCCCCGccccacctccccacccacccatcctttcccctgctcccacccgccaccctgctcccccctgACACCCCGCTCCCCCTTCCCGCAGCCGACAACCGCACCAGGAAGCGGGTGGGCACCCAGAAGAACAAGCGGGACTTCTCGGCCTTCAAGGACCCCGTCAACGAGCTGAAGGTGAAGGTCTCCCCGCAGCTGCTGCTGGCCGCTCACCGCTTCCTCTCCACGGGTGAGTTTTTCGCCGTGGCCGGGGGGGAAAAGCGGGGCTCGGGACACCTCCTCGGGCTCAGTCCGGCTGCGCGGCACCGGCACCGATGGCTCCGTGTCCCCGGCAGCCGCGTGGGCTCCGTTCTCGTCGTCGCCCCCCTCCAACCCCGGCCTCGAGGAAAAGTCGCTCCGACCGTCTCGGTCAGAAATTGTGGGGCGCTTGCGTCTGGTCCCGTTCCGCTCCCCTCAAAATGAGGAGGGGACGGGGTCGGgggatgccagccctgccccTGAGGCTCGCCACGGCCCTGTCCCTCCAAGGACGGTCCTCTTCCCCGGCTGGCGCCTGTGTCCCCCGCGGCTGGGGCTGGCCTTGCTGGGGACCTGCTTCTGTCCCGGGGAGGTGTCGAAGGGGCCCAGCCTGAGCCAGGCACCACCCGAGGGcccggggagtgggggggggtcACACCTCCATGTGGAGGGTCGGGAGAGGGACAAGGAGCGCGGCTCTGACGCCCCCCCGTCCCCTCTCGCCCTCAGAGGTGACGCTCTTCACCCCCAACTTCATCTCGGAGAAGATCCTGCTGCGGCTCCTCAAATACTCCGACGTCATCCAGGAGCTGAAGTTTGACGACGAGAACAAGAAATCCCCGCGCCACTTCCTCTACTGCAAGAACAAGGCAGCCGACTACTTCATCCTCATCCTGCAGGTAGCCGGGCACCGGGGTGACATCGGGGTGACGTTGGGGGTCCCCTTCACCCCGGGAAGGCTGCCGTgggctggggggtgtgtgggggtgtgtgtgtttggggggggtgtgcgtgtgtctcATCCAGCCCAGCGCGGCGGGATGTGGCTCACGGCGTGGGACGCCGTCTCTCCCCTGCAGGGCAAGGTGGAGGTGGAAGCCGGCAAGGAATGCATGAAGTTTGAAGCGGGAGCTTTCTCCTATTACGGGGTGATGGCCATCAGCCCCCCTCCTGTATCCGGTAAGCGCCCCCCCCCGCCGATCGCCCGGCTGCCAGCGCGGGCAGAGCCCTCCCACCCTTTTTTTTAGAGCTGCCGCTGGGAGTAGGAGATGCTGGGAGCTCCGAGCCCCCGCCGGTGCCCCCCGAGCCATCCTGGGGGGGGATGCAGCGTGGCCAACGCTTGCCCTCAGGGAGACACCCGAGCGTGTCCGGCAGCGAGCGGAGGCTCCGCGCCCGAGCCGGCGGTTTAAAACTCGCCGTCCTCATTTCGGGCCGCCCTCCCGTGGCTTTCAGGCTCTGCCAGCGGCCGGACGCGGCTCCTCGCGGCTCGGTTCGGTGTCACTCCGTCGCCTCCGTCACCGCGAGGGGCAGAGGTCCCGCCCGGCAGCCGCCCCCCTCCATTGCCCCAGAGGTTTGCTCTTGACCTTGTCCTCTGCGTGTGTGTTGTGTTGTCCGTCTCTCTGCCtcagccctcccagcccagccccggcgccCAGCCGTAAAGCGAGGGTCATTATTTGCCAGGTTGACAGGTAAACGGCGCGGCTGCATGGCGTGCCAAACCCCGCTGCGACCGCATTAACCCGCCGGAGTGGGCGTCCCCACCCCCTTAATGCAGCACCGGGTATTTTGGCCCCCACAACGAGCTCCATGTGCACCAACCCCGGTGCCGTCGGCTTCTCGCCCCGCATCCGAGCGCCTCCGGAGGAGGAATAAGCGGCTCCTGCCCCGGAGCGGGTTGCGGCGTGGGGCTGGAGCCGGGCAGCGCCGCTGCCCGGTGTCACCCGGCCCCGCTGGCGGCGGCGTTTGGGTCCTGCTGGTCCCCGATTTCTCCGGCGTGGAGCAGGGGGACGGTGGCGGCTGTCGCCGCGCCGGCTGGCTGGCGGAGGAGGAGGTGccgctctccctgctgctgcatgCGGTTCCTGCCTCACCCCGGCTTTCCGAGCACGTCACCACGTCTCCGTAACCCCCACCTCGTCCCTAACCCCGCACAGAGAGACTGATCCACCGGTTCAGGGAGTCACAGTGTCCCCTGGGACTGTCCCCTGGGCAGTGCCTGGCCCTGGAGGAAGGGGACCAGCGGGTCTGGCCAGGCTCCGGACTCCGTGGCCGGTGGCCATTTGGCAAGTGACGGGCAGGGATCAAACCCGGTgctgcccagcagagctgggggacgGCAGCGCTCGGCCATGGGGGGCACAGGGCTGCGCTGGGGTGGACGCGTGTCCCGTCACCCCTTGTCACCGCCGGGCTCCGTGTCCCCGGAGCCTGCGGGACGGGGCTCTCCCTGCCCGGCACCCACCGGAGCCAGTGTCGGCGTCACCGGGGGCTCAGCGCCCCGTGGAGAGTTGCCAGGCCTCGTGCCAACGCGACACAGGACCCTCGGCGGCGTGTCTGACCCCGTCCCTCCCGTCCCCGCAGAGATCCGCTCCCCGTCCCACGTCAGCGGCCTGAACCGCTCGGCTTCCCTCAGCTACCACGAACGCTCCGACTCCGTCTCCTCCCCCGTCAGCGGCAGCAACAACCAGCTCAACGCCAGCGCCGGCGCCCAGTACGTCGCCGACTTCAGCGTCCGCGCTCTCACCGACCTCCAGTTCGTCAAGGTGAGGAGGGacaggggacggggacggggatgtcACCGCTGGGGTTCGGCACTGCTCCTCATCCCCCCTCTCCcggctttttattctttttttccccggcACAGATCACGCGGCAGGAATACCAGAACGGCCTGATGGCTTCCCGCATGGACAGTTGTCCCCAATCCCCCGACAGCAACGCCCCCAAAGCGGACACCGGTTTACCGGAGAAACCGGAACCTTCCGCCCCCCGCCGACGAGACCACCAGTCTCCTCAACGAGAGGAACTGCCTGAGCCGCCGGAGCAACCACAGCCCCCTGGAAAAACTCCATctgaccccggccccgccggcacgCGCCGGAAGGACCTCGCGTGCCCCTTTTTAAGGGGACCCTTTTCCCCGGTAGGAAAACGCTCGGCGTCTCCTCGGGTGACGTCGCGCCGGCTGCCGCGGTCGCCGGAGGAGCCCGGTTGAGCTGGAGGAGGCGGCACGGCGGGAAACGGAGccgggatttgctgctgctttccagactggcttatttttaattaatttaaacgGATGGCGGCGGAGACGGCACCGCCGACTctccgccggccgccccgccgaCGGCGCTCGTTCAGCTCAGGGAGCTTCAGGTCTCGTACGCCGCtttcggggggggtggggggggcggaaaaTGGCTCCGCCGCGGCCCCCCGGGGACGGGCACCCCGGTGGGGTTTTTGGGGCACGAGGGTCGGACGGGGTCGGCGTGGGGTGCGGCGCGACCAGGGCGACGGCTCGTCCTCCCGGCGCCCGCGACCTTTCTCCGTGCCCGTTCCCCTTTCCCGCTGGCCCGGGGTTTCGGGGGGATGGGGTGGCGGAGAGCTCGGCGCAGGCCTGAAGCCGAGGGGATGGGCTCGGCGGCTCCGGCCACGGcccgagacacccccccccccccgtcacccccccaccATCCCCGGCCTCTCCGCCGCCCACCGGTGTCACGAGCGTGCTGAGGACGGCAGGGACGgcggccaccccccccccccggcggttGCGGTGCCTTCCCCCGTGCCGTGGGGTGTCTCAGGGTAtcggtgcccggggggggggggggggtggtggggggagggagggttgtgggggggggtgggggggggcgcaggATCCGGCTTTTGGGGTGGCACAAAGCTAGTGACCAAAGTTGTacaggcaggaggggggccggCGCCGCACGCgtctgtgtgtgcgtgcgtgtcccccccaccccccggcaccgggggaaccccccccaaatcccccggTGACATCCTCGGGGCAGGACGTGGGACCCCCGGTGAGCACCGGccggaacccccccccccccaagccccgtccctggagctTTGTGCccagtgcgggggggggggtgtggggggttgggggggggtagggggggggggggagacacagttcccccccccccccgccctcccgaaaaaaaagcacaagttcCCTGGGTGAACTCTTGTAAGTTATTGGGAGAaggttaattatttttgttaatcaCGTCTCGACGATCAGGTCCTAGGTCCTTCCGCGGGGAGAtactagaaataataataataataattaataataataataataataataaaccaagacaaaaaagaacccttttttttttttttttttatttttttttttttttttaattaaatcttcctCTATGCAAtcccctccccgctccttcccccccgGGAATTCGTATTTATTTTTCGCATCAGGTTGGATTTGTATATTTGGGGGAGGCCGcggccggtggggggggggggggggggtgggcggggggccGGGCCTCCCCCTCCCGGttgtttccctcccccccccccttcctcctcctcctcctcctcctcctcctcctcctcccgccgccccctcccggtTGTGAAACCGACTGTGGAATTTTATTCgatggggttttggggttggcTTGAGggtttgggggccggggggggggggtgggggggtgggttttttttttgccagttgggtaataaaaaaaaaaaaaaaaaaaaaaaaaatctatatctgTACGTCGCTCTCCTCTGTGCttcgtgggggggggggggggggaggttatTGATCCTCCAGGACCCCAAACGCAACCAATTCACCCCAAAAAAGCATCGAGATGAAaatcattccccccccccccaactccccccagCCCCGAACCGCCAGGGTGACGGCTGCCCCAGTAGCCGTGGCCCAACTGGGAACCGTGCCCTGGGCATggctggggtgatggggggggggggggggccacctcCGTCCCCGGTTCTTCTCGGGGCCCGTGGCACAGcggagcagccgggggggggtggcCCGATTCGGGGTGGCCCCTGCGAGGCTCCCCCTTCTCCCGCGGGTCCTTCTGCGGCTCGGCGGCCGCTTGACACCGAACCCTTCCCcgaaccaaccccccccccccccccccccaaagttttttaggtttgtgggggtttttttgccaccgGAGGAGTTGGCAGCCAAAAAAATAGCGCTgtgaccaccccccccccccccgccgcaacagtgctgcagccaggctgcggggtgaccccccccaccaccacgcCGGGATAGACGGAGACGGCGTTGGGGTGCCGAGGGCTTCCTTTACCCATGGGAGACGGGCTCCGGTGCCACCGCCTGTCCCTCGGGGCGGTGGCTCTCCTGGTCCCAGGTATCCAGCAGGTCCCTCACCCCCGCGGTGGCCACGTCGCGAGGCCGCCGGCCCTTGACGTCGGCGACGGTGACCAGCGCCGGGCTGTGCCGCAGGAGCAGGGCGCAGAGCTCCGGGTGGCCTTGCTCGGCCGCCTGCGGGTGACACGTCCGGCATCACCGGTGTCGTGACATGGAGTGGGGGGGGCCACACGCACGatgtcccccccaacccctgccacCCCACCTTGTGCAGGCTGGTGAGGCCGTCCCCGTCGGCGGCAGCCGGGTCAGCGCCGTGGGCTAGCAGTAGCCGGGCGACGGGCCAGGTGGCCGCAGTAGCTGGCGCGGTGCAGCGGGGGTGGCCCCCCCGGGGGTGCGGGGCGTCGCAGCGGGCCCCCCCcgttgcagcagcagccggcagACCCCCAGGTGCCCGTTGCGGCCTGGCGTAGtgctggggagccgggggggggggggggaaccaggcggggggggtgggcagggggctctgcgctcctccctgcccccccccagcaccccccagatCGGGGtgtgtgcccccccaccccccgtacCAGTGCCGTGTACCCCGCCGTGTCGGGCTGGCTGGGCCCCCCCCCgtcgctccagcagctccagcacccgGCCGCTCGTCCCCCGTCCCCGCGCCGCCGACCAGAtccctgcggggggggggacggggggggggggggggacggacacaaaTCAGGCAGGGGATGAGCACACACagaccccccctccctcccccccaagccctgcctgcacccccccaggCCCTGCCTGCAACACCAcaggccctgcctgcaccccctacCTGCAAACCCTCGGGCCCTGcctgcgtcccccccccccagccctgcctgcacccctgcctcctcccctccccgccaacccctgcctgcacctccccaggccctgcctgcacccctgcctgcaaccccccaagccctgcctgcacccccacccctgcctgcacccccccaggccctgcctgcacctccccgggccctgcctgcacccctccaGCCTTGCCTGTACCCCTGCCTGCAACCTCTcaggccctgcctgcacccctcagccctgcctgcaccccaacctgcacccccacccctgcctgcaACCCCTCcaggccctgcctgcacctccctaggccctgcctgcacccctccagccctgcccgcaACACCAcagggccctgcctgcaccccccccagcactgcctgcaccCCGGCCTGctcccccgcccccagccctgcctgcacctccccgggccctgcctgcacccctccagccctgcctgcaacaCCACagaccctgcctgcacccccccagccctgcctgcaacaCCACagaccctgcctgcacccccccagccctgcctgcaacaCCACagaccctgcctgcaccccccccagccctgcctgcacctccctgggccctgcctgcacccccccgaccctgcctgcacccctgcctgcacccctccagccctgcctgcaacaCCACagaccctgcctgcacccctgcctgctcccccaccccggccaagccctgcctgcacccccccgggccctgcctgcacccctgcctgcacccccccaagccctgcctgcatccccaccCCTGCCTACACCCCTCcaggccctgcctgcacctccccgggccctgcctgcacccctccagccctgcctgcacccctccaGCCCCGCCTGCAACACCACAGGCCCTGCCTGCAACCTCTcaggccctgcctgcaccccggcCTGTCCCCCCCTctggccccgccccggccccctgACCCCTCTCGAAGTCCATCTCGGGCAGGCTTTGGTGCACGCTGGGCACCGCCACCCGGCTGGGGCAGCAGGGACCGGGCGGAGAGGGGGGGCCCGCCGCcatcggcccggcccggcccggcgcggagGGCCGAAGGGAGCCGGGGAGGGCCGGGGAGAACCGAGTGGAGCCGGGAAGGGCCGAGGGGAGCCGGGAAAGGCCGAGCGGGGGCCGAAGGGAGCCGGGAAATGGCGAGAGAGGCCGAAGGGAGCCGGGAAATGCCGAGTGGGGACCGAAGGGAGCCGGGAAAGGCCGAGAGAGGCCGAAGGGAGCCGGGAAATGCCGAGAGAGGCCGAAGGGAGCCGGGAAAGGCCGAGAGAGGCCGAAGGGAGACGGGAAAGGCCGAGCGAGCACGAAGAGAGACGGGAAAATAGCGAGAGAGGCCGAAGGGAGCCGGGAAAGGCCGAGAGGGGCCGAAGGGGAGCCGGGAAAGACCGAGCGGGGCCGAAGGGAGCCGGGAAATGCCGAGAGGGGCCGAAGGGAGACGGGAAATAGCGAGAGAGGCCGAAGGGAGCCGGGAAAGGCCGAGCGGGGCCGAAGGGAGCCGAGAAAGGCCGAGCGGGCGCGAAGGGGAGCCGAACGGCACGGCTCTCCCAGCGTTAGGGCGCATGCGCGCTCCGCCCGCAGGTCCCAGCCgacgccgccagggggcgcccccgCCCCCCAGAGCCGAGCCCGGGGCTGGGtccccccccaccacacacaccaTGGGGGTCCCAGGGGCCAGCCCCCCAGCTATGGGGGTCCCaaggctcccccccccccaagctgtgGGGGTCCTAGGGCTCACAACCCCCCCCGCGCACACGGGGTCCCAGAGCTCTCCCCCCCGCTCCCGTTATGGGGGTCCCAGggctcccgccccctccccagccatgGGTGTCCCAGGGattaccccccccgccccagctatGGGGGTCCCAGGACTCCCCCCCCGAGCTGTGGGGGGGGTCCAAGGGCTCAGCACCCCCCAGCTATGGGGCTCCTAGGGctcaccccacaccccccccagccacGGGGGTCCCAGGGATTACCCCCCCCAGCTATGGGGCTCCTACtgctcacccccccccccagccacgggGGTCCCAGGGATTACCCCCCCCAGCTATGGGGCTCCTACTgctcaccccccccccagccacgggGGTCCCAGGGATtacccccccccagccatggggctcctagagctcccccccccccagccatccATGGGGCTCCCAGGTCTCACCCCCCACCatgggggctcagccccccaccccccccaccccgccccccgcTTCCCAcgccccggggcagcccctggccccgTTCCCagccttccccgcccccccccgggacccGGGTCCCGCTTCCGTCCGCTTTCCCGGCAGGgcctccccggggacccccccccccgacacacactGACCCCCGCCATccgttgcgggggggggggggggggggggggacgggacagggcATGGGGCCAagccttgcccccccccccccccccccccgggaacGGCGCCGCGATGCCCTTTTATAGCCCCGAACGCGGCCTTTTTCCATGAGCTCAgtggcctgggggggggggggggggaaggacagcaccaccccccccctcaccccgcttCGAAAATATAGAGAGATAtttaattgtgggtttttttactccttt
It includes:
- the ANKRD39 gene encoding LOW QUALITY PROTEIN: ankyrin repeat domain-containing protein 39 (The sequence of the model RefSeq protein was modified relative to this genomic sequence to represent the inferred CDS: deleted 4 bases in 4 codons), coding for MAAGPPSPPGPCCPSRVAVPSVHQSLPEMDFERGIWSAARGRGTSGRVLELLERRGGPSQPDTAGYTALHYAGRNGHLGVCRLLLQRGGPAATPRTPGGATPLHRASYCGHLAVARLLLAHGADPAAADGDGLTSLHKAAEQGHPELCALLLRHSPALVTVADVKGRRPRDVATAGVRDLLDTWDQESHRPEGQAVAPEPVSHGISPRKDLGPDRRDVINKNN